The Niastella koreensis GR20-10 genome includes a window with the following:
- a CDS encoding sigma-54-dependent transcriptional regulator, producing MPGNILLIDDEEQLRKLLSRIISLEGFIVEQAGTLKAAWAQLAQKEPDIVLCDVKLPDGDGVRFVKELKEKYPLIEIILLTAFGNIPDGVQAIKNGAFDYITKGNDNDRIVPLLYQALDKATAQKKSAIKIKDKGAYTFDDIIGQSTLIKQAVQLAQRIAPANTNVLLLGETGTGKEVFANAIHANSKRSDKAIVAINCSAFAKDLLEGELFGHKAGAFTGANKDKKGLVELADGGTLFLDEIGEMNIDLQAKLLRVIENGEFIKLGDVKTTKVNVRIIAATHRDLRKMVEDGTFREDLYYRLNVFTISLPALRDHTDDIPALANHFLAYYTARENRPVLHIQKDALQLLQQHSWKGNIRELRNVLERATIMAEGDTILAENLPFDIQKQDKGSSSLTLASVEKDHIQKVLRHTNGNKTKTAVLLGIGLTTLYRKMEEYGL from the coding sequence ATGCCTGGCAATATTTTACTCATCGATGATGAAGAACAGCTGCGAAAGTTATTAAGCCGTATTATTTCACTGGAAGGTTTTATCGTTGAACAGGCTGGAACCCTCAAAGCTGCCTGGGCGCAGTTGGCTCAAAAGGAACCCGACATCGTGTTGTGTGATGTAAAACTGCCGGATGGCGATGGCGTTCGCTTTGTAAAAGAGCTTAAGGAGAAATACCCGCTCATCGAGATTATTTTATTAACCGCATTCGGCAACATTCCCGATGGGGTGCAGGCCATCAAAAACGGTGCATTCGATTATATTACCAAGGGAAACGACAACGATCGTATTGTTCCCTTGCTGTACCAGGCGCTCGACAAAGCCACGGCGCAAAAGAAATCGGCGATAAAGATCAAAGACAAAGGCGCTTACACCTTTGATGATATTATTGGGCAAAGCACGCTTATAAAACAAGCCGTACAACTGGCGCAGCGTATTGCCCCGGCCAATACCAACGTATTATTATTGGGAGAAACAGGTACAGGTAAAGAAGTATTTGCCAATGCCATTCATGCCAATAGCAAGCGGAGTGATAAAGCCATTGTGGCCATCAACTGCAGCGCTTTTGCCAAAGACCTGCTGGAAGGAGAGTTGTTTGGTCATAAGGCCGGCGCTTTTACCGGCGCCAACAAAGACAAAAAAGGATTGGTAGAACTGGCCGATGGCGGCACGCTCTTCCTCGATGAAATAGGGGAAATGAATATCGACCTGCAGGCCAAACTGCTACGCGTAATTGAAAACGGCGAATTCATAAAACTGGGTGATGTAAAAACCACCAAAGTAAATGTGCGCATTATTGCGGCTACTCACCGCGACCTGAGAAAAATGGTAGAAGACGGTACCTTCCGCGAAGACCTGTATTACCGGTTGAACGTTTTTACTATCTCCTTACCGGCATTGCGCGATCACACCGACGATATCCCGGCCCTGGCCAATCATTTCCTGGCCTATTATACAGCCAGAGAAAACCGGCCGGTTTTACATATTCAAAAAGACGCATTGCAGTTATTGCAACAGCATAGCTGGAAGGGAAACATCCGCGAATTACGAAATGTACTGGAAAGAGCCACTATTATGGCCGAAGGGGATACTATTCTGGCTGAAAATCTTCCTTTTGATATTCAGAAACAGGACAAAGGTTCATCCAGCCTTACCCTGGCCAGCGTAGAAAAAGATCATATTCAAAAAGTACTGCGTCATACGAATGGGAATAAGACGAAGACGGCGGTGTTGTTGGGGATAGGGTTAACTACGTTGTATAGGAAGATGGAGGAATATGGTTTGTGA
- the tilS gene encoding tRNA lysidine(34) synthetase TilS: MTLLQRFQQYISDNHLFSTGDTLLLAVSGGIDSVVLCELCKQAGYSFIIAHCNFKLRADESERDAAFVQQLAQNYKVPFLRKEFDTASYAQNHKLSIQEAARELRYGWFAGLLNPANPGRSGQAGRRQTANLKPETWNLEPGTQQSAIHDSRFTIHDLEPGNLNLQQPTVLLTAHHLDDNIETMLMHFFRGTGIHGLRGMLPKKGQIVRPLLFARKQELKQFATDNNLNWVEDSSNALDKYSRNYFRNQLIPLVQNIYPEAENNLAGNLRRFVDMEQLYEQALAVHKKKLLEYKGEEVHIPILKLQKSEPLHSIVYEIISGFGFSAAQVDEVIKLLGSESGRYVQSATHRIIKNRRWLIIAAAQTEQAQTLAIDADEDRIVFENGALELTQINSSNVQLVNDPAIALIDQNTLQFPLLLRKWKKGDYFYPLGLKKKKKLARFFIDQKLSMTDKEKVWVLESNKKILWVVGLRIDDRFKITGSTKQVLRIQFTG; encoded by the coding sequence ATGACCTTACTGCAACGATTTCAGCAATACATTTCTGACAATCATCTTTTTTCAACGGGCGATACCTTACTACTGGCCGTGAGCGGAGGTATCGATTCCGTGGTTTTGTGCGAATTGTGCAAACAGGCAGGCTATTCATTTATTATTGCACATTGTAATTTTAAACTCAGGGCAGATGAAAGCGAACGCGATGCCGCTTTTGTACAACAGCTTGCCCAAAATTACAAGGTCCCATTTTTAAGGAAAGAGTTTGATACCGCGTCATATGCGCAAAATCATAAACTGTCTATTCAGGAAGCCGCCAGGGAATTAAGGTATGGTTGGTTTGCAGGGTTGCTGAACCCGGCAAACCCCGGCAGGTCGGGGCAGGCTGGCAGACGGCAAACGGCAAACTTGAAACCTGAAACCTGGAACCTGGAACCTGGAACCCAGCAATCGGCAATTCACGATTCACGATTCACGATTCACGACTTAGAACCGGGAAACCTCAATTTACAACAGCCTACTGTTCTACTCACTGCCCACCACCTCGACGACAACATAGAAACCATGCTGATGCATTTCTTCCGCGGCACCGGCATCCATGGTTTGCGGGGCATGTTGCCCAAAAAAGGCCAGATTGTTCGGCCATTGTTATTTGCCCGTAAACAGGAGTTGAAACAGTTTGCCACCGACAATAATTTGAACTGGGTAGAAGACAGCTCAAACGCACTTGACAAATATTCCCGGAATTATTTCCGCAACCAGCTTATTCCGCTGGTGCAAAATATTTATCCCGAAGCAGAAAATAACCTGGCCGGTAACCTGCGCCGCTTTGTTGATATGGAACAATTGTACGAACAGGCCCTTGCCGTACACAAGAAAAAATTGCTGGAATACAAGGGCGAAGAAGTGCACATTCCCATCCTGAAATTGCAAAAGTCAGAACCGCTGCATTCCATCGTATACGAGATCATCAGCGGCTTTGGTTTTTCGGCAGCCCAGGTAGATGAAGTGATTAAGTTATTAGGCAGCGAATCGGGCCGCTATGTACAATCGGCTACCCATCGCATTATAAAAAACAGGCGCTGGTTGATTATTGCCGCGGCGCAAACTGAACAGGCGCAAACCCTGGCAATAGATGCCGATGAAGACCGGATCGTATTTGAAAATGGGGCGTTGGAGTTGACGCAGATAAATAGCAGCAATGTGCAATTGGTCAATGACCCTGCTATTGCATTAATTGATCAAAACACCTTACAGTTCCCCTTGTTGCTGCGCAAGTGGAAAAAGGGCGATTATTTTTATCCGCTCGGGTTAAAAAAGAAGAAAAAACTCGCCCGCTTCTTTATCGATCAGAAATTATCCATGACCGATAAGGAAAAAGTATGGGTGCTCGAAAGTAATAAAAAGATCCTGTGGGTGGTAGGCCTGCGGATCGATGACCGGTTTAAAATAACCGGGTCAACAAAACAGGTGCTGCGGATACAGTTTACCGGTTAA
- a CDS encoding tetratricopeptide repeat protein produces the protein MDRITKLKDFLQANPRDSFLKHALALEYIKFEDDRTAREIFEEILTQDPGYIGSYYHLAKLLERTGDTNAAIQWYEKGMEAAKKAGDNHAFGELRSAHEELTF, from the coding sequence ATGGACCGTATAACCAAATTGAAGGATTTTTTGCAGGCCAACCCCCGCGACAGTTTTCTGAAACACGCACTGGCATTGGAATACATAAAATTTGAAGACGATAGAACAGCCCGGGAAATTTTTGAGGAAATACTTACACAAGACCCCGGTTATATCGGTTCTTATTACCATTTGGCTAAATTATTAGAGCGTACAGGCGACACCAATGCTGCCATCCAATGGTATGAAAAGGGAATGGAAGCCGCCAAAAAAGCAGGCGATAACCATGCATTTGGCGAGTTGAGAAGCGCGCATGAAGAACTAACTTTTTAA
- a CDS encoding rhomboid family intramembrane serine protease, which yields MSITLIIIIITVLVSITAFSNDKVFNDFIFDPPAVTYNKQWWRFLTCGLIHADYGHLIFNMYALYMFGEYVEHSFIQVFQEKGKLLYLVLYITALFACLVPTYLKHRADNYYRSLGASGAVSAVIFAFIILNPLDKMGLLFLPLRIPSFIFGFLYLVISSFLDKRGGGGINHSAHIFGALYGIAFLIFTGYVFSDYPVLAAFIQQIRTYIGY from the coding sequence ATGAGTATAACCCTGATCATTATTATTATCACAGTTCTGGTTTCTATTACTGCGTTTTCGAATGATAAAGTTTTCAATGATTTTATTTTTGACCCGCCCGCAGTAACTTATAATAAACAATGGTGGCGTTTTTTAACCTGCGGACTTATTCACGCCGATTACGGGCACCTGATCTTTAATATGTACGCGTTGTATATGTTTGGCGAATATGTGGAGCACAGTTTTATCCAGGTGTTCCAGGAGAAAGGAAAGCTGCTTTACCTGGTATTATATATAACTGCCCTGTTTGCCTGTTTGGTGCCTACCTATTTAAAACATCGCGCCGATAATTATTACAGAAGCCTTGGCGCTTCCGGCGCTGTTTCGGCAGTGATCTTTGCCTTTATTATTCTTAACCCATTGGATAAAATGGGATTGCTCTTTTTACCTTTAAGAATACCTTCCTTTATTTTTGGATTCCTGTACCTGGTGATCTCCTCTTTCCTCGATAAGCGGGGTGGCGGCGGCATCAATCACTCGGCCCACATTTTTGGAGCACTGTATGGGATTGCGTTTTTGATCTTTACCGGTTATGTCTTTTCAGATTATCCTGTATTGGCGGCGTTCATTCAACAAATACGCACATATATTGGCTATTAA
- a CDS encoding electron transfer flavoprotein subunit beta/FixA family protein: MKILVCISKTPDTTAKIAFTDNNTKFAQDNVQWIINPYDEWYALVRAIELKEKDPATVLHLINVGGADAEPVIRKALALGGDEAIRVNTTSTDSFYIASQIAEVAKQGNYDLVFTGKETIDFNGSSIGGMVAELLDMPYVSLAVKFELNGTTAIITREIEGGEEVCEVNLPVVVSCQKGMAEQRIPNMKGIMGARTKPLKVLEPAAADALTTVASFELPPAKAGVKLIPADNPAELVRLLHEEAKII; the protein is encoded by the coding sequence ATGAAGATCTTAGTTTGTATCAGCAAAACGCCGGATACCACGGCAAAAATAGCTTTCACCGATAACAATACGAAATTTGCGCAGGACAACGTACAGTGGATCATTAATCCCTACGACGAATGGTATGCACTGGTTCGCGCTATTGAACTGAAAGAAAAGGATCCTGCTACTGTTTTACATCTTATAAATGTTGGCGGCGCCGATGCCGAACCGGTTATCCGCAAGGCCCTGGCCCTTGGCGGCGATGAAGCCATCAGGGTAAATACCACCAGCACGGATAGTTTTTACATTGCGTCGCAAATTGCTGAAGTGGCCAAACAAGGAAACTACGACCTGGTTTTTACCGGTAAAGAAACCATCGATTTCAATGGGTCGTCCATTGGCGGTATGGTGGCCGAACTGCTGGATATGCCTTATGTATCGCTGGCTGTAAAATTTGAATTAAATGGCACTACCGCTATCATCACCCGCGAAATTGAAGGCGGTGAAGAAGTTTGTGAGGTAAATTTACCCGTGGTAGTTAGCTGCCAGAAGGGAATGGCCGAACAAAGGATCCCCAACATGAAGGGTATAATGGGCGCCCGCACCAAACCTTTAAAAGTGCTGGAACCCGCTGCTGCCGATGCCCTCACCACAGTGGCCAGTTTTGAATTACCACCAGCCAAAGCAGGCGTTAAACTGATCCCTGCCGATAACCCGGCCGAACTGGTGCGGTTACTCCATGAGGAAGCGAAAATAATCTAA